In one Echinicola marina genomic region, the following are encoded:
- a CDS encoding BamA/TamA family outer membrane protein — translation MLSIFIILFIGAETFAQDAIPAVQDSLPTQEIPEKVTVNNIFIIGNEKTRKNIILREMHVSQGETYGWEDFVSIITSDQKKIYNLQLFTSVEITPLFVGDEEVELLISVKERWYIIPSIIFELADRNFSEWWINQNRDFSRVIYGLKLNHNNVGGRNEKLKVMGRLGFTQAFDLTYSIPYIDREQLHGLAARFSYNTNKTIAIRSSQNKQVFYSNENEEVLRKKINAILQYTYRGSFYNFHYFTLGFSNTKVHEDVLEENPNYFLNEGTRQKYFYASYSFLHDKRDNVAYATDGELLSIGLSRYGLFSSDDVNETEISLTANRYFRFNDKMHFVTGISASSFIGTSQPYTLVRGIGYDPNFIRGYEINVIEGQQLLIHKNSLRHKLFDIIFDTSKLIPIEEFSTFPVKAYLSTNFDHGYVNDRNKLPENSALTNKYLFGYGLGVDLITFYDQVFRFEYSINNQGVGSFFINFKAPL, via the coding sequence ATGCTTTCAATCTTTATTATATTGTTCATTGGGGCCGAAACTTTCGCACAAGACGCTATTCCAGCAGTTCAAGATAGCCTCCCCACACAAGAAATCCCTGAAAAAGTCACCGTAAACAATATTTTCATAATTGGGAATGAAAAAACCAGAAAGAACATCATCTTACGAGAAATGCATGTTAGTCAAGGGGAGACTTATGGCTGGGAAGACTTTGTCAGCATCATTACTTCTGACCAAAAAAAAATCTATAACCTACAATTATTCACTTCCGTAGAAATCACCCCACTATTTGTGGGGGATGAAGAAGTGGAATTATTGATTTCAGTAAAGGAAAGATGGTATATCATCCCAAGTATTATCTTTGAACTGGCTGACAGAAACTTTTCAGAATGGTGGATTAACCAAAACAGAGATTTCTCAAGGGTAATCTATGGGCTAAAATTAAACCATAATAATGTAGGTGGAAGAAATGAAAAGCTCAAAGTAATGGGTAGGCTTGGCTTCACCCAAGCATTTGACCTTACCTATAGCATCCCCTATATCGACAGGGAACAACTGCACGGTCTAGCTGCAAGGTTCAGTTATAACACAAATAAGACCATAGCCATCAGGTCTTCTCAAAACAAACAGGTATTTTATTCCAATGAAAATGAAGAAGTCTTGAGAAAGAAAATAAATGCCATTTTACAATACACTTACCGTGGCAGTTTCTATAATTTTCATTATTTCACGTTGGGATTTAGCAACACCAAGGTTCATGAAGATGTTTTAGAAGAAAACCCCAATTATTTTTTGAATGAAGGCACACGACAAAAATACTTCTATGCCTCCTATTCCTTTCTCCATGACAAAAGAGACAATGTCGCCTATGCCACGGATGGAGAACTATTAAGCATTGGACTAAGTAGATATGGCCTTTTTAGCAGTGATGATGTAAACGAAACAGAGATTTCTCTAACTGCAAACAGGTACTTTAGATTCAATGATAAAATGCACTTTGTCACTGGAATCTCTGCTTCCAGCTTTATAGGTACAAGTCAGCCTTATACACTTGTGAGAGGGATCGGATATGACCCGAACTTTATCCGAGGATATGAAATCAATGTAATAGAAGGACAACAACTGTTGATCCATAAAAACAGCTTAAGACATAAGCTGTTTGATATTATATTCGATACGTCAAAATTAATTCCCATTGAAGAATTTTCAACTTTTCCCGTCAAGGCATATTTAAGTACAAATTTTGACCACGGTTATGTAAATGACAGAAACAAGCTACCTGAGAATAGTGCCTTAACCAATAAATACTTATTTGGCTATGGTCTTGGAGTTGACTTGATCACCTTCTACGACCAGGTATTCCGCTTTGAATACTCTATCAACAATCAAGGAGTAGGCAGCTTTTTTATCAACTTCAAAGCTCCGTTATAA
- the rnc gene encoding ribonuclease III: protein MKIFRKLRFQELLYNNKDKRLAAAIKLIVGSKPLNLSLYKLALKHSSAASEIKQGIKASNERLEFLGDAILGAIVAEHLFIKFPFRDEGFLTETRSRIVNRESLNQVGKKIGLPNIVDTDLSGKGIYTHKSIYGDTLEALVGAVYLDRGYGFCKRFILTRIITPHFDIDNIISTTTNFKSKIIEWSQKENKEIEFSLISVTGSQRFKEFLVELKIEQETFAEGKGATKKKAEQEAAKNACEKLNLAI, encoded by the coding sequence TTGAAGATATTTCGTAAACTCAGATTTCAGGAACTACTTTACAATAATAAAGATAAAAGGCTTGCTGCTGCTATTAAACTCATAGTGGGCAGCAAGCCTTTAAATTTATCACTGTATAAACTGGCCCTAAAACATTCTTCTGCAGCATCAGAAATAAAGCAGGGAATCAAGGCCTCCAATGAACGCCTTGAATTTTTGGGAGATGCTATTTTGGGCGCCATAGTAGCCGAACACCTATTTATCAAATTCCCATTCAGGGATGAAGGTTTTTTGACAGAAACCCGTTCGAGGATAGTCAATAGAGAATCTCTTAATCAAGTCGGCAAAAAGATTGGCCTCCCCAATATTGTAGACACTGACCTTTCTGGAAAAGGAATTTATACCCACAAATCCATATATGGAGATACATTGGAAGCTTTGGTCGGAGCTGTTTACCTTGACAGAGGATACGGCTTTTGTAAGCGCTTCATCCTTACCAGAATAATCACACCTCATTTCGATATTGACAATATCATTTCCACCACTACCAATTTTAAAAGCAAGATCATCGAGTGGTCACAAAAAGAAAACAAGGAAATTGAATTTTCGCTGATATCCGTAACAGGAAGCCAGCGCTTTAAGGAATTTTTGGTAGAATTAAAGATTGAACAGGAAACCTTCGCAGAAGGAAAAGGGGCTACAAAAAAGAAAGCAGAGCAAGAAGCCGCAAAAAATGCCTGCGAAAAACTAAATCTGGCTATTTAG
- a CDS encoding acyl carrier protein encodes MSEIAQKVKAIIVDKLGVEESEVTPEASFTNDLGADSLDTVELIMEFEKEFNISIPDDQAEQIGTVGQAVSYLEANVK; translated from the coding sequence ATGTCTGAAATTGCACAAAAAGTAAAAGCCATTATCGTGGATAAGTTAGGCGTAGAAGAATCTGAAGTAACTCCTGAAGCTAGCTTCACTAACGATCTTGGCGCTGACTCTCTTGATACGGTAGAACTTATCATGGAATTCGAAAAAGAATTCAACATTTCTATTCCAGACGACCAAGCTGAGCAAATCGGTACAGTAGGTCAGGCTGTAAGCTATCTGGAAGCCAACGTAAAATAA
- the fabF gene encoding beta-ketoacyl-ACP synthase II: MNLKRVVVTGLGALTPLGNTVPEYWKGLSNGVSGAAPITKFDASLFKTQFACEVKNLDIEQFIDRKEARKMDPFTQYAVISAEEAMKDSGLDLEKIDLSKAGVIWGSGIGGLKTFQDEVATFATGDGTPRFNPFFIPKMIADISAGFISMKYGLQGPNFVTVSACASGTNALIDAFNYIRLGKANVFVTGGSEAAVTEAGVGGFNALKALSQRNDSPETASRPFDKDRDGFVLGEGAGAIILEEYEHAKARGAKIYAEMVGGGMTADAHHITAPHPEGVGAGNVMKFALEDAGMKPEDIDYINVHGTSTPLGDVSETKAIQRIFGDHAYKLNISSTKSMTGHLLGAAGAIEAIASIMAINHDLVPPTINHFTDDDAFDAKLNLTFNKAQKREVNVALSNTFGFGGHNASIIFKKITE, from the coding sequence ATGAATTTAAAAAGAGTTGTAGTAACAGGTTTAGGTGCCCTTACACCACTAGGTAATACCGTTCCAGAATACTGGAAGGGCTTATCTAATGGTGTAAGCGGTGCTGCACCTATTACTAAATTCGATGCATCCTTATTTAAGACGCAATTTGCTTGCGAGGTTAAAAACCTTGACATTGAGCAATTTATAGATAGAAAAGAAGCTCGTAAAATGGATCCTTTTACTCAGTATGCAGTTATTTCTGCAGAAGAGGCCATGAAGGATTCAGGGCTTGACCTCGAAAAGATCGACCTTTCTAAGGCCGGTGTAATCTGGGGTTCTGGTATTGGCGGGCTAAAAACCTTTCAGGATGAAGTGGCCACTTTTGCTACTGGTGATGGAACGCCACGTTTCAATCCTTTCTTTATCCCCAAAATGATCGCTGACATCAGCGCAGGCTTTATCTCTATGAAATACGGTCTCCAAGGCCCTAATTTCGTTACAGTTTCTGCTTGTGCTTCAGGGACCAACGCCCTGATAGATGCATTCAACTATATCCGTTTGGGTAAAGCAAATGTTTTTGTAACCGGAGGCTCAGAAGCTGCAGTTACCGAAGCAGGTGTGGGTGGGTTCAATGCTCTTAAAGCCTTGTCCCAAAGAAATGATTCTCCTGAAACTGCTTCTAGACCTTTTGACAAAGACAGAGATGGATTTGTCTTAGGAGAAGGAGCTGGTGCTATTATCCTTGAAGAATATGAGCATGCTAAAGCTAGAGGTGCCAAAATCTACGCCGAAATGGTCGGTGGAGGCATGACTGCTGATGCCCATCACATTACGGCTCCACACCCTGAAGGTGTCGGTGCGGGCAATGTGATGAAATTCGCTCTGGAAGATGCAGGGATGAAGCCTGAAGACATTGATTATATCAATGTTCACGGTACTTCAACTCCCCTAGGAGATGTAAGTGAAACCAAAGCCATTCAAAGGATCTTTGGTGATCATGCTTACAAGCTTAACATAAGCAGTACTAAGTCAATGACCGGCCACCTTTTGGGAGCAGCTGGCGCGATTGAAGCCATCGCCTCCATTATGGCCATTAACCACGACTTGGTTCCTCCTACCATCAACCACTTCACTGATGATGACGCTTTTGACGCCAAGTTGAACTTGACTTTTAACAAAGCTCAAAAAAGAGAAGTAAATGTAGCCTTGAGTAATACTTTTGGATTTGGTGGACACAATGCTTCCATCATTTTCAAAAAAATAACTGAGTAA
- a CDS encoding prolipoprotein diacylglyceryl transferase has protein sequence MINLILDYIVWSPNPAVFPGFERIRWYSLLFALGFIISQQIMIYIFKKEGQDERLVDKLTIYMVLATIIGARLGHVLFYEPEKYLSNPIEILKVWEGGLASHGAAFAILFSLWLYVKKTPSQSYLWVVDRIVIVVAMTGAMIRFGNLMNSEIGGKPTGTDTGIVYARQVEEILETLNVPIESVDAYKPDDRSDELKGNGIVPLNIDIAIQKGNFNEEELKKTLENDIKYVLTKFNSSKKYLAEPENTPLNYDLVDQGQSYLATIRTFGLAKHPTQIYESISYLIIFLLLFALWNKYKERLPDGLLLGLFLISVFGMRFIWEFFKENQVDFEDNLSLNMGQSLSIPLVIAGVILVVRALKVGNNRIQN, from the coding sequence ATGATCAACTTAATTTTAGACTATATAGTCTGGAGCCCAAATCCAGCAGTTTTTCCAGGTTTTGAAAGGATCCGTTGGTATAGCCTTCTATTTGCCTTAGGCTTTATCATTTCCCAACAAATCATGATCTATATCTTCAAAAAAGAAGGTCAAGATGAAAGATTAGTTGACAAATTAACCATTTATATGGTTTTGGCCACCATTATAGGAGCAAGGCTCGGGCATGTCCTATTTTATGAACCAGAAAAATACCTGAGCAACCCTATTGAAATCCTCAAGGTTTGGGAAGGTGGATTGGCCAGCCATGGTGCTGCTTTTGCTATTTTATTTTCTCTTTGGTTGTATGTGAAAAAGACGCCCTCTCAAAGTTATTTATGGGTAGTGGACAGAATTGTGATAGTAGTTGCAATGACAGGTGCCATGATCCGGTTTGGCAACCTTATGAACTCTGAAATTGGCGGAAAACCAACCGGTACAGATACTGGCATCGTATACGCAAGACAAGTAGAAGAAATTTTGGAGACCTTGAATGTCCCTATAGAAAGTGTAGATGCGTACAAACCAGATGACAGAAGTGATGAATTAAAAGGAAATGGAATAGTACCACTGAATATTGACATTGCCATCCAGAAAGGAAACTTCAATGAAGAAGAACTAAAGAAAACCTTGGAAAATGATATCAAATATGTCCTAACCAAGTTCAATAGTTCAAAAAAATATTTGGCTGAACCAGAAAACACTCCCTTAAACTATGATTTGGTAGATCAAGGGCAAAGCTATTTGGCCACTATAAGAACTTTTGGTCTGGCTAAACACCCCACACAGATTTATGAATCCATCTCGTACCTGATCATCTTCCTTCTTTTATTTGCACTTTGGAACAAATACAAAGAACGTCTACCTGATGGCCTATTGCTGGGATTATTCCTGATTTCAGTATTTGGAATGCGCTTTATCTGGGAGTTTTTCAAGGAAAACCAAGTCGACTTCGAAGATAACTTAAGCCTTAATATGGGGCAATCACTTAGTATTCCATTGGTCATAGCTGGGGTGATACTTGTGGTAAGGGCCCTAAAGGTAGGCAATAATAGAATACAAAATTAA
- the nadE gene encoding NAD(+) synthase, with protein MSVLKIGGATVNQTPLDWKGNLSNILNAIEEAKSQGIELLCFPELAISGYGSEDLFLSKWYPEKALNQLRLLLDHCDEITVCVGLPVLAGTTLYNCTAVIEDKKVKGFMAKQFLAIDGVHYEYRWFSPWTAGKIINFDFFGTAVPFGDITFEKKGYHYGFEICEDAWRGSERPGHRLKDRQVDLIFNPSASHFAMGKSEHRETLVKESSIELNATYLYVNLLGNEAGRMIFDGEILLSQNGNLLIKNELLSFKPFQVKAFDLDNKAKPKAAIIASKFDKNIEFTQAVTLALFDYMRKSYSKGFVLSLSGGADSSSIAILVAEMVSRGVIELGIEGFLQRAHLDYTISTDDPVREITGKLLTTAYQGSENSSNDTLQSAQYLAESIGATFYSWKISSEVSSYTGKIEKAIGRKLTWEKDDITLQNIQARVRAPIIWMLANLNNALLLATSNRSEGDVGYATMDGDTSGSISPIAAVDKYFILQWLRWAEKSLGYKGLEKVNSLQPTAELRPQERHQTDENDLMPYSVIVQIERLGILERRSPVDIYHILKHELDIDSAQLKTYIQKFFRLWSRNQWKRERLAPSFHLDDFNVDPKTWCRFPILSGGYKEELMELEQIDE; from the coding sequence ATGTCTGTATTGAAAATCGGAGGTGCCACTGTTAACCAGACTCCTTTGGACTGGAAAGGCAACTTATCAAACATTCTAAATGCCATAGAAGAAGCAAAAAGCCAGGGAATCGAATTACTTTGTTTTCCTGAACTGGCCATTTCAGGCTATGGAAGTGAAGATCTTTTCTTAAGTAAATGGTATCCTGAAAAAGCCCTCAATCAGTTAAGATTACTTTTGGACCATTGTGATGAAATTACTGTTTGCGTAGGACTTCCCGTCCTGGCGGGAACAACTCTTTATAATTGTACTGCTGTCATTGAGGACAAAAAAGTAAAAGGATTTATGGCCAAGCAATTCTTAGCCATCGACGGTGTTCATTACGAGTATAGGTGGTTCAGCCCATGGACAGCAGGAAAAATCATCAATTTTGATTTCTTTGGTACAGCTGTTCCTTTTGGTGACATCACTTTCGAAAAAAAAGGATATCACTATGGCTTTGAAATATGTGAAGATGCATGGCGCGGTTCAGAAAGGCCTGGCCATCGCCTAAAAGACCGTCAAGTGGATCTTATTTTTAACCCAAGTGCCAGTCACTTTGCTATGGGCAAGAGTGAACACAGGGAAACATTGGTCAAGGAAAGTTCAATAGAATTAAATGCCACCTACCTTTATGTCAACCTATTAGGCAATGAAGCCGGGAGAATGATTTTTGATGGAGAGATCCTACTTTCCCAAAATGGCAATCTATTAATCAAAAACGAACTACTTTCCTTTAAACCTTTCCAAGTCAAAGCGTTTGATTTAGACAACAAGGCCAAGCCTAAAGCAGCTATAATAGCCTCCAAATTCGATAAAAATATTGAATTCACCCAAGCCGTGACCTTGGCTCTCTTCGACTATATGCGAAAGAGTTATAGCAAAGGCTTTGTGCTTTCACTTAGCGGTGGGGCAGACTCTTCTTCCATAGCCATATTAGTAGCAGAAATGGTAAGCCGTGGTGTAATTGAACTTGGAATAGAAGGCTTTTTACAAAGGGCCCATTTGGACTATACTATAAGTACCGATGATCCAGTAAGGGAAATCACAGGTAAATTGCTAACAACAGCCTATCAAGGATCTGAGAACTCCTCAAATGACACCTTACAAAGTGCCCAATACCTAGCAGAAAGTATCGGTGCCACCTTTTACAGCTGGAAAATATCCTCTGAAGTAAGCTCCTACACAGGAAAAATAGAAAAAGCGATCGGCAGAAAACTTACATGGGAAAAAGATGATATCACCCTGCAAAATATCCAAGCCAGGGTCCGCGCCCCGATCATCTGGATGTTGGCCAATTTAAACAACGCCCTGCTACTAGCCACATCCAATAGAAGTGAAGGTGATGTAGGCTATGCCACCATGGACGGTGATACCAGTGGCAGTATTTCCCCCATTGCAGCAGTGGACAAATACTTCATACTTCAATGGCTAAGGTGGGCAGAAAAGTCTCTTGGTTATAAAGGGCTGGAAAAGGTCAATTCACTTCAGCCAACTGCAGAACTCAGGCCACAAGAAAGGCATCAAACTGATGAAAACGACCTTATGCCTTATTCCGTAATCGTCCAAATTGAAAGATTGGGCATTCTGGAAAGAAGGTCACCAGTGGACATTTATCATATTTTGAAACATGAGTTGGACATTGATTCTGCTCAATTAAAAACTTATATCCAAAAGTTTTTCAGACTTTGGTCTAGAAACCAATGGAAAAGAGAAAGATTAGCCCCCTCCTTTCACTTGGATGATTTCAATGTGGACCCAAAAACATGGTGCAGATTCCCTATCTTATCTGGGGGATATAAGGAAGAATTGATGGAATTGGAACAAATCGATGAATAA
- the pyk gene encoding pyruvate kinase: MKVPNVNKKTKILATVGPASNNEQTLKELVDAGVNVFRLNFSHGNHEGHAEVIKLIRKINKENNLNIGILQDLQGPKIRVGEVENNGVEIREGEKITITSETVIGTSSLVSTVYKNLPQDVNPGDRILIDDGNLELLVNKTEGIEVDCTVVHGGILKSRKGINLPNTKVSAPSLTEKDKEDLVFGLENEVDWIALSFVRSAEDIADLKKRIEDAGKSCKIVAKIEKPEALDNIDEIIELTDGLMVARGDLGVEVPMEMVPLWQKRLVEKCKLACKPVIIATQMLESMIQNPRPTRAETNDVANAVLDGADAVMLSAETASGAYPVHAVKAMTSVIKHVEDNSDVYHNLYKIPENDETFLSNNLILMASRLSRNVKAKAIVGITASGFTAFRIASHRPFAENFVFTMNKTLITQLSLVWGVNAYYFGDDQTSTDGTFKEIQDRLKADGHVVEGDLIVNTASMPLKDKGRTNMLKVHVVE; encoded by the coding sequence ATGAAGGTACCCAACGTGAATAAGAAAACTAAGATCCTGGCTACTGTTGGTCCAGCTTCCAACAATGAACAAACCCTAAAAGAATTAGTTGATGCTGGTGTTAATGTTTTCAGATTGAATTTCTCTCATGGTAATCATGAAGGCCATGCTGAGGTGATTAAGCTGATCAGAAAGATCAATAAGGAAAACAACCTTAATATTGGTATCCTGCAGGATTTGCAAGGACCTAAAATTAGGGTAGGTGAAGTTGAGAATAATGGTGTTGAGATTAGAGAAGGTGAGAAAATTACCATTACAAGTGAAACTGTAATAGGTACTTCTTCATTGGTTAGTACGGTTTATAAAAATTTGCCTCAGGATGTTAATCCTGGAGATAGAATCTTGATCGATGATGGTAATTTGGAGCTATTGGTCAATAAAACAGAAGGAATTGAGGTAGATTGTACTGTGGTTCACGGTGGTATTCTAAAGTCAAGAAAAGGAATCAACCTGCCAAATACTAAGGTGAGTGCTCCATCGCTGACAGAAAAGGATAAAGAGGATTTGGTCTTTGGACTTGAAAATGAAGTAGACTGGATCGCACTTTCTTTTGTAAGGTCTGCTGAGGATATAGCGGATTTGAAGAAAAGAATTGAAGATGCTGGAAAGTCTTGTAAGATAGTAGCAAAGATCGAAAAGCCTGAGGCTTTGGATAATATAGACGAGATTATTGAGCTGACAGATGGTTTGATGGTCGCTCGTGGTGACTTGGGTGTGGAGGTACCAATGGAAATGGTACCGTTATGGCAAAAGCGTTTGGTGGAAAAATGTAAGTTGGCTTGTAAGCCAGTGATCATTGCAACCCAGATGTTGGAAAGTATGATACAGAACCCTCGTCCAACTAGGGCAGAAACCAATGATGTGGCCAATGCGGTACTTGATGGAGCCGATGCGGTAATGCTTTCTGCTGAAACAGCTTCGGGAGCTTATCCTGTACATGCTGTAAAGGCAATGACCAGTGTGATCAAACATGTAGAGGATAATTCTGATGTTTATCACAACCTTTATAAAATTCCGGAAAATGATGAGACCTTCTTGAGCAATAACTTGATCTTGATGGCTTCAAGGTTATCAAGAAATGTTAAGGCAAAAGCGATAGTAGGAATTACTGCTTCTGGCTTTACTGCTTTTAGGATAGCTTCTCACAGACCATTTGCGGAGAACTTTGTCTTTACCATGAATAAGACATTGATCACGCAGTTGAGTTTGGTTTGGGGAGTAAATGCGTATTATTTCGGTGATGACCAGACTTCTACGGATGGTACTTTTAAAGAAATTCAAGATAGACTGAAAGCTGATGGCCATGTGGTAGAAGGAGACTTGATCGTCAATACAGCTAGTATGCCGCTAAAGGATAAAGGAAGAACCAATATGCTTAAAGTCCATGTAGTGGAATAG
- a CDS encoding IPExxxVDY family protein, translating into MRKTKLQVEHDFDFELLGLVAPLKDYKMAWAVNSSLDIKLIKSNDYQLEFINQPNLVISQFILEKEHGFIQLLKNRSFSDSGQTLYLVPELKIMDYFLLLQDFTHETNLNWCIEKLSGSKFIQNVVKLDVSKIKSKENLLTY; encoded by the coding sequence ATGAGGAAAACAAAACTCCAAGTAGAACATGATTTTGATTTTGAACTTTTAGGGCTGGTGGCACCTCTAAAAGACTATAAGATGGCCTGGGCTGTCAATAGTTCATTGGATATTAAGTTGATAAAATCAAATGATTACCAGTTGGAGTTTATAAATCAACCCAATTTGGTGATATCTCAATTTATTTTAGAAAAAGAACATGGTTTTATTCAGTTATTAAAGAACCGTTCTTTTTCAGATTCGGGACAAACGCTGTATCTTGTGCCCGAATTGAAAATAATGGACTACTTCCTGCTCTTACAGGATTTTACCCATGAGACCAATTTAAATTGGTGTATTGAAAAATTGTCAGGCAGTAAGTTTATCCAAAACGTGGTTAAGCTTGATGTCTCCAAAATAAAATCGAAAGAGAACCTATTAACCTATTAA
- the yidD gene encoding membrane protein insertion efficiency factor YidD — MKKLLRKIAVFPVLFYQYLISPLFPSACRYNPSCSQYMKEAIMKHGIFKGGWMGIKRIARCHPWGGHGHDPVP, encoded by the coding sequence TTGAAAAAGCTCTTAAGAAAGATAGCAGTTTTTCCAGTACTGTTTTATCAATATCTTATTTCGCCATTATTTCCAAGTGCTTGTAGGTATAACCCCTCGTGTAGTCAATATATGAAAGAGGCCATTATGAAGCATGGAATATTTAAAGGTGGCTGGATGGGAATCAAAAGAATCGCACGTTGCCACCCTTGGGGAGGTCACGGTCATGACCCCGTACCTTAA
- a CDS encoding PorV/PorQ family protein, whose product MIKLHCPLFWAMFLAATVTFAQNGSETYPKGARSVGMANANTGLIAPWSIFNNVGAMGQINQNAVFCAYDHRLGLNELTTLAAGATLASQFGVFGLSLSSYGAELFNQQSLGLGFSHQIDKNSFGLKINYLQTNIEGYGKRGVPILEFGGLSQILPQLSFGLHVYNISRAKLSPDTDDYLPTIIKSGISFQASENLRINVEAEKDILLKPIAKFGVEYGFSKYFWARCGYQSNPSNLHFGIGFKPKNFSIDYAMAQNNLLGFTHHFSFSYIFPKP is encoded by the coding sequence ATGATAAAACTACACTGTCCACTTTTTTGGGCAATGTTTCTGGCAGCTACTGTTACTTTTGCACAAAACGGCTCAGAAACATACCCTAAAGGCGCTAGAAGTGTTGGCATGGCCAATGCTAACACTGGTTTAATTGCCCCTTGGAGTATCTTCAACAATGTAGGTGCGATGGGCCAAATAAATCAAAATGCCGTATTTTGTGCCTATGACCATCGATTAGGATTGAATGAGCTTACCACTTTAGCCGCAGGAGCAACACTCGCTAGTCAATTTGGTGTTTTTGGACTTAGTCTCTCTAGCTATGGGGCTGAGTTATTTAACCAACAATCATTGGGCCTTGGTTTTTCCCATCAAATCGACAAAAACAGTTTCGGACTGAAAATCAACTACCTTCAAACCAATATAGAAGGCTATGGAAAAAGAGGAGTGCCAATTCTAGAATTTGGGGGACTAAGCCAAATTTTACCCCAATTAAGTTTCGGCTTACATGTTTATAATATCAGTAGAGCTAAACTAAGCCCTGATACAGACGATTACCTGCCCACTATTATCAAATCAGGTATATCTTTCCAAGCCAGTGAAAACCTAAGGATCAACGTAGAAGCTGAAAAGGATATATTATTAAAACCAATTGCAAAATTTGGTGTGGAATATGGCTTCTCAAAATATTTTTGGGCAAGATGTGGCTATCAGTCAAATCCTTCTAATCTTCATTTTGGGATCGGCTTTAAACCAAAAAACTTCAGCATTGATTACGCCATGGCCCAAAACAACCTATTGGGATTCACCCATCATTTTTCCTTCAGTTATATTTTCCCAAAGCCATGA